A genomic segment from Aegilops tauschii subsp. strangulata cultivar AL8/78 chromosome 1, Aet v6.0, whole genome shotgun sequence encodes:
- the LOC109751527 gene encoding uncharacterized protein — MGSVVDFVEISSDEEDLPMPRKPVDDWLGKLLNDDEPNGDDFFDLVVMGEFSPPQKKANPGGGGGGGGGDDEDDDDCVVLDGDPEKAITIGEDKGSVGDSSSDELQIVGEKGPVACRDFPHSRHLCSNLPFSATSHVKHCSMCHCFVCDAPAPCNYWGKGIQLNDHCHATDKESKWKQLRQAFKSKSLPASRPEQCQNAIYPTMAPSIKKDIQCQVSSFANRSPLLHVMSQNQQRHTSVRVSLNVGRTISTPRASLATKAVRSTNNVHTAQNIHSRGNFKRVGTASPGHTIRNANRFGSSAPISTLSLMNNALPHVSQPVQAIPGTNTAHVSQQVQPQGTNPFSGTVKKSAPQRSLSAPIASQGQQGQLAPSSQAASNVVHGVGPQLSRCTSLMNERRQFLPEPVIDVSTQSWQDILASVASDLGVLDDSAYNTSTSHSQQPVRTSPQPLDAGANQGEGGLHAESVASAVNLMTSNGHGLPIHTTGGGTQTNAPKQTLHPLNYGGSLSPDEAHLDGFLSPPADELLLEAAQQRDSSGLDSTGLIFDFELDDWA; from the exons ATGGGGTCGGTCGTGGATTTTGTGGAGATCAGCTCCGACGAGGAGGACCTTCCCATGCCCAGGAAGCCAGTTGACGACTGGCTTGGGAAGCTTTTGAATGATGATGAGCCAAATGGAGACGATTTCTTTGATCTTGTGGTGATGGGTGAGTTCTCGCCGCCACAGAAGAAGGCCAaccctggcggcggcggcgggggcggtggtggtgatgatgaggatgatgatgattgTGTGGTTCTAGATGGTGACCCTGAGAAGGCGATTACCATCGGGGAGGACAAGGGGAGTGTGGGAGATAGCAGCTCCGATGAATTGCAGATAGTTGGGGAGAAAGGACCG GTAGCGTGCAGGGACTTCCCTCATTCACGCCATCTATGTTCTAACTTGCCCTTCAGCGCTACTTCTCATGTGAAGCATTGTAGCATG TGTCACTGTTTTGTATGCGATGCTCCAGCTCCATGTAATTATTGGGGTAAAGGTATCCAGCTTAATGATCATTGTCATGCTACGGATAAGGAATCAAAGTGGAAACAGCTGCGGCAAGCATTCAAGTCTAAAAGTCTTCCAGCATCTCGTCCAGAACAATGCCAGAATGCCATCTACCCAACAATGGCACCATCCATTAAGAAGGATATACAGTGTCAAGTCTCGTCTTTTGCAAACAGAAGTCCTCTTCTGCATGTTATGAGCCAAAACCAACAAAGACACACTTCAGTTAGAGTCTCACTGAATGTAGGACGGACTATCAGTACACCAAGAGCATCCCTTGCGACAAAAGCGGTGAGAAGTACAAACAATGTCCACACTGCTCAAAACATCCATTCACGTGGAAACTTCAAAAGAGTAGGTACAGCTTCTCCAGGTCACACAATCCGAAATGCTAACCGATTTGGTTCTAGTGCTCCAATCAGTACCCTGTCCCTTATGAACAATGCATTGCCACATGTATCACAGCCAGTTCAAGCTATACCAGGAACTAATACTGCTCATGTATCTCAGCAAGTTCAACCACAAGGAACCAATCCTTTCAGTGGTACTGTCAAGAAAAGTGCCCCTCAGAGATCTCTCAGTGCGCCAATAGCATCTCAGGGGCAACAAGGTCAGCTGGCACCATCTTCTCAGGCTGCCTCAAATGTAGTGCATGGCGTAGGACCTCAACTTTCCCGGTGCACCTCGCTTATGAATGAGAGAAGACAATTCCTGCCAGAACCAGTAATCGATGTTTCCACACAAAGCTGGCAAGACATACTTGCTAGTGTGGCATCGGATCTGGGAGTATTGGATGATTCTGCTTACAATACCAGTACTTCACATTCCCAGCAGCCTGTGAGGACTTCCCCCCAACCTCTGGATGCCGGTGCAAACCAAGGGGAGGGGGGCCTTCACGCCGAGTCTGTTGCGTCAGCGGTAAACCTGATGACTTCTAATGGGCATGGCTTGCCCATTCATACAACAGGTGGTGGTACCCAGACAAATGCTCCTAAGCAAACTTTGCATCCTCTGAATTATGGTGGCAGTCTTAGTCCAGATGAAGCTCATCTTGATGGTTTTCTAAGCCCCCCTGCAGATGAATTATTGTTAGAAGCTGCTCAGCAGAGGGACTCTTCCGGATTGGATTCTACAGGCCTTATATTTGACTTTGAACTCGACGACTGGGCTTAA